In Ovis canadensis isolate MfBH-ARS-UI-01 breed Bighorn chromosome 3, ARS-UI_OviCan_v2, whole genome shotgun sequence, one DNA window encodes the following:
- the CLEC12B gene encoding C-type lectin domain family 12 member B yields the protein MSEDVTYATLTFQDSVSAGNNQDRNNLRKRGYPAPSSIWRQAALGLLTLCLMLLIGLVTLGIMFLQMSSEINSDSDKLTQLQQITHQQQDNLSQQLSEYRNFPVEEEFLKSQISSLLNRQGQMAIKLCQELIIHTSDHKCNPCPKTWKWYQTNCYYFAINEEKTWPNSRKNCMDKNSTLVKINSLEEKDFLRSQPFPKFPFFWLGLSWDPCGRSWLWEDSSRPSPSLFSANEYAQINESKGCAYFQNGNIYISCCSAEISWICEKTAALVKIEDLD from the exons ATGTCTGAAGACGTGACCTACGCAACACTCACGTTTCAGGATTCTGTTTCAGCAGGAAATAATCAGGATAGAAATAACCTAAGAAAAAGAG GGTATCCAGCTCCATCCTCTATATGGCGTCAGGCTGCCCTGGGTCTGCTAACTCTTTGTTTGATGCTGCTGATTGGGCTGGTGACCTTGGGAATTATGT TTTTGCAGATGTCCAGCGAAATTAACTCAGATTCAGACAAACTGACTCAACTCCAGCAAATCACCCACCAACAGCAGGACAATTTATCCCAGCAGCTGAGTGAGTACAGGAACTTTCCTGTGGAGGAGGAGTTTCTCAAATCACAAATCTCCAGTCTATTGAACAGGCAGGGACAAATGGCCATCAAACTCTGTCAAGAACTAATCATTCACACTTCAG ACCACAAATGCAATCCTTGTCCTAAGACCTGGAAATGGTACCAAACCAACTGCTATTATTTTgcaataaatgaggaaaaaaccTGGCCTAACAGTAGAAAAAACTGCATGGACAAGAACTCCACGCTGGTGAAGATAAACAGCCTAGAAGAAAAG gattttctgaGGTCACAACCATTTCCCAAGTTTCCTTTCTTCTGGTTGGGACTATCTTGGGACCCATGTGGCAGAAGTTGGCTTTGGGAGGATAGCTCTAGACCCTCTCCATCCTT ATTTAGTGCTAACGAATATGCTCAGATCAATGAATCCAAGGGATGTGCCTATTTTCAAAATGGGAATATTTATATATCCTGCTGCAGTGCTGAAATTTCTTGGATTTGTGAGAAGACAGCTGCATTAGTGAAGATTGAAGACTTGGATTAA
- the LOC138437816 gene encoding C-type lectin domain family 12 member A-like isoform X4 codes for MSEEVTYADLKFQDSSQTENIQKFDKFEKEEPPVPSHVWRQRALALTVLCLLLLIGLGVLGGICMEKLNKLQNFKEELQRNMSLQLMQNTNSSQKIRNLSIKLEEIATKLCRELYIKNKGNKCKPCPEEWMWHDDNCYLLLSGYQHRKTWQKSDEICSDYNASLLTIKSKRVLEFIKSLQLNHYWLGLSPRKDNTKYGNLDTSIPFDWFTRNTSVISDKMYCGYIQRGISLYSCSSKEQPLLLTLDEGYLLTAAPPDLEHGIAPLGPPAPMQPPLLGLGVAPPSHHS; via the exons ATGTCTGAAGAAGTTACTTACGCAGATCTAAAATTCCAGGACTCCAGTCAGACAGAAAATATCCAGAAGTTTGACAAATTTGAGAAAGAAG AGCCACCTGTTCCTTCCCATGTATGGCGTCAAAGAGCCTTGGCTCTGACTGTCCTGTGCCTTCTGCTGCTGATTGGCCTGGGAGTCTTAGGAGGCATAT GCATGGAAAAATTGAATAAGCTACAAAATTTCAAAGAAGAACTTCAAAGAAATATGTCTCTACAACTCATGCAAAACACAAATAGTTCCCAGAAAATCAGGAACCTTTCTATCAAACTTGAAGAAATAGCCACCAAATTATGTCGTGagttatatataaaaaacaaag ggaacaaATGTAAACCTTGTCCAGAGGAGTGGATGTGGCATGATGACAACTGCTACCTTCTACTATCTGGCTACCAACATCGGAAAACATGGCAAAAGAGTGATGAGATTTGTTCTGACTACAATGCCAGCCTGTTGACGATTAAAAGCAAAAGGGTGTTG GAATTTATAAAATCTCTTCAGTTAAATCACTATTGGTTGGGATTATCTCCCAGGAAAGATAACACAAAATATGGAAACTTGGATACAAGTATCCCCTTCGACTG gtTCACAAGAAATACAAGTGTCATAAGTGATAAGATGTATTGTGGATACATACA acgtgggatatctctttacagctgctccagcaaagagcagccgctgctccttaccttggatgaggggtatctcctcactgctgcccctcctgaccttgaacatggaatagctcctctaggccctcctgcgcccatgcagccaccactccttggacttggggttgctcctcccagccaccactcCTGA